One genomic region from Reichenbachiella ulvae encodes:
- a CDS encoding type I restriction enzyme HsdR N-terminal domain-containing protein: MEILNLPSFDFNIRQSPDGKEIWDEFRKKYVMLTPEEWVRQNFLRHMYEDLSYPKSLLKVEGSMKYNQLSKRPDIVAYNSNGVPVMVVECKATHVKINAETFKQASVYNKVIQARYLVVTNGLQHFCCEQDFEKGTSSFLKEIPLYSY, encoded by the coding sequence ATGGAAATACTCAATTTGCCGTCTTTCGATTTTAATATACGCCAATCTCCTGATGGTAAGGAGATTTGGGATGAATTTCGTAAGAAATATGTGATGCTAACCCCCGAGGAGTGGGTGAGACAAAATTTCTTACGTCATATGTACGAAGATCTATCGTATCCCAAGTCCCTGCTCAAAGTAGAAGGGAGCATGAAATACAACCAATTGAGTAAACGGCCAGATATTGTTGCTTATAATTCCAACGGGGTGCCCGTCATGGTTGTGGAGTGTAAAGCTACGCATGTTAAGATTAATGCGGAAACCTTCAAGCAAGCTTCTGTTTATAATAAGGTCATTCAGGCCAGGTATTTGGTGGTGACCAATGGGCTGCAGCACTTTTGCTGTGAGCAGGATTTTGAAAAAGGAACCTCTTCCTTTTTGAAAGAGATTCCTTTGTATTCTTATTAA
- a CDS encoding AMP nucleosidase, with product MKTKQEITENWLPRYTGVELEDFAEYILLTNFSNYVEIFAKKFGVEIHGEGRAMQTATAENITIINFGMGSAMAATVMDLLSAISPKAVLFLGKCGGLKKKTQLGDLILPIAAIRGEGTSNDYLPIEIPALPSFRLQRAVSSMIKKHEMDYWTGTVFTTNRRVWEHDRKFKKYLRKIRAMGIDMETATLFTVGFINEIPRGALLLVSDNPMIPQGVKTESSDQKVTSTFVEKHIQIGIDSLQELANSGDSVKHMRFD from the coding sequence ATGAAAACAAAACAAGAGATTACAGAAAATTGGCTACCCAGATACACAGGAGTAGAATTAGAAGATTTTGCCGAATACATCCTTCTTACCAACTTTAGCAACTATGTCGAGATTTTTGCAAAAAAATTCGGTGTGGAGATCCATGGAGAAGGACGTGCAATGCAGACAGCCACTGCAGAAAATATCACCATTATCAATTTCGGGATGGGGAGTGCTATGGCCGCTACGGTGATGGACCTGCTTTCAGCTATCAGTCCAAAGGCAGTTCTATTTTTGGGTAAGTGTGGCGGACTTAAAAAGAAAACCCAACTCGGAGACCTGATCCTACCTATCGCGGCTATCAGAGGCGAAGGCACCTCCAACGACTATCTACCTATCGAAATCCCAGCTCTACCTTCATTTAGATTGCAAAGAGCTGTTTCCTCGATGATCAAAAAGCACGAAATGGATTACTGGACAGGCACTGTATTCACCACCAACAGAAGAGTATGGGAGCATGACAGGAAATTCAAAAAATACTTGAGAAAGATTAGAGCCATGGGCATCGATATGGAAACTGCAACACTATTCACTGTAGGTTTCATCAACGAAATCCCAAGAGGTGCGCTCCTACTCGTATCAGACAACCCGATGATCCCACAAGGAGTAAAAACAGAGAGCTCAGACCAAAAAGTCACGAGTACCTTTGTGGAAAAACACATTCAGATTGGAATTGATTCTCTACAAGAATTGGCCAATTCGGGTGACTCTGTGAAACACATGCGTTTTGATTGA
- a CDS encoding MFS transporter encodes MTDTKTIQRAWCMYDWANSSYLLVITSTLFPIYFNGVTRSFFHSEEVMFFGLQVTNTVLYSYSVATAFLIVAVLSPILSGIADSGGSRLKFLKLFTFIGSASTFSLFWFKGHNVEFGIIMSVLAGVGYSGSLVFYNAFLPEITSSDQYDQLSARGYAFGYVGSLILLLISFGLIKNFGLVGLDNEGTAVRIAFMLVGVWWFGFAQYSFYHLPKEKVESGGKDKAWLIDGLKEIVKVFRTIQHMPNTKVYLLAFFFYSTGVQAVMHLAASFGEKELKLESGKLIATIMIIQVVAIAGAYVFSYISKKYNNGISILCMLVLWVGVCLFAYQTTHEFEFYGLAFVVGLVMGGIQSMSRSTFSKLIPENTHDNTSFFSFYDVVEKLSIVFGTFSFGFVESMTGSMRNSTLILALYFIVGILLFVFSRLLKSSTFRSI; translated from the coding sequence ATGACAGATACTAAAACGATACAACGTGCCTGGTGCATGTACGACTGGGCCAATTCCTCCTATTTATTGGTGATTACCTCTACCTTGTTCCCCATTTATTTCAATGGAGTTACTCGGTCGTTTTTTCATAGTGAGGAAGTGATGTTTTTTGGTCTGCAGGTAACCAATACGGTGCTCTATTCCTATTCAGTGGCCACTGCTTTTTTAATAGTAGCAGTTCTTTCTCCTATTTTGTCAGGTATTGCAGATTCGGGTGGTAGTCGTTTGAAGTTTTTGAAACTGTTCACTTTTATTGGGTCGGCTTCTACTTTTTCCTTGTTCTGGTTCAAGGGACACAATGTAGAGTTTGGTATCATCATGTCAGTTTTAGCAGGTGTAGGTTACTCAGGGAGCTTGGTGTTTTATAATGCCTTTCTGCCCGAAATCACTTCCAGTGATCAATACGATCAACTCAGTGCGAGAGGCTATGCCTTTGGTTATGTGGGGAGTTTGATTTTGCTTTTGATCAGTTTTGGCTTGATTAAAAATTTTGGTTTGGTAGGTCTAGACAATGAAGGAACTGCCGTTCGTATCGCCTTTATGTTAGTAGGTGTTTGGTGGTTCGGATTTGCTCAGTATAGTTTTTATCATCTACCAAAGGAGAAAGTAGAGTCGGGTGGTAAGGATAAGGCTTGGCTGATCGATGGATTGAAAGAAATAGTGAAAGTGTTTCGAACGATCCAGCATATGCCCAATACTAAGGTTTACTTGTTGGCTTTCTTTTTTTATAGCACGGGTGTTCAGGCGGTCATGCATTTAGCAGCTTCTTTTGGTGAAAAGGAACTCAAGTTGGAATCAGGAAAATTGATTGCTACTATCATGATCATTCAAGTAGTAGCGATTGCAGGAGCCTATGTTTTTTCATACATTTCCAAAAAGTACAACAATGGTATTTCCATACTTTGTATGCTTGTACTTTGGGTAGGGGTGTGTCTCTTTGCTTATCAGACGACACATGAGTTTGAGTTTTATGGATTGGCATTTGTGGTAGGGCTAGTGATGGGTGGAATCCAATCCATGTCCAGATCTACATTTTCTAAACTCATCCCAGAAAATACCCATGACAACACTTCCTTCTTTAGCTTTTATGATGTGGTTGAAAAGCTTTCGATTGTGTTTGGTACATTCTCTTTTGGTTTTGTGGAGTCGATGACTGGTTCTATGCGTAACAGTACCCTGATACTGGCACTTTATTTTATCGTGGGTATTCTGCTTTTTGTGTTCTCCAGATTGCTCAAATCATCGACTTTTAGAAGTATTTAA
- a CDS encoding ExbD/TolR family protein, with product MSKFKKSSNTSQEIPTAALPDIIFMLLFFFMVTTVLRETSIMVEQKLPKSTQLSKLERKSLVSYIYIGKPKQVDVYGEQPKIQVNDVFIEPSDIVRFVNQEKDKLSEVERDQITMSMKVDIDAKMGIVSDVQQELREANARKVLYSSLKRLD from the coding sequence ATGTCAAAGTTTAAGAAGAGTTCTAACACTAGTCAAGAAATCCCTACTGCGGCATTGCCAGATATTATCTTCATGTTGTTGTTCTTCTTTATGGTGACAACCGTATTGAGAGAAACTTCGATCATGGTAGAACAAAAATTGCCAAAGTCTACACAGCTGAGTAAGCTGGAAAGAAAATCTTTGGTAAGTTATATCTACATAGGTAAGCCCAAGCAAGTTGATGTCTACGGTGAGCAACCGAAAATCCAGGTTAATGACGTTTTCATTGAGCCTAGTGATATTGTTCGATTTGTGAACCAGGAGAAGGATAAGCTTTCTGAGGTAGAAAGAGATCAGATTACCATGTCTATGAAAGTAGATATTGATGCCAAGATGGGTATCGTGTCTGATGTTCAGCAAGAGTTAAGAGAAGCTAACGCTAGAAAGGTGCTTTACAGTTCTTTGAAGCGATTAGATTGA
- a CDS encoding ExbD/TolR family protein: MAKGKNRPAAEVNSGSMADIAFLLLIFFLVTTTIANDKGIAMLLPPKPDPNEPPPEVTKNDRNIFKIQANSLDKLLVEDEPLTDVSALKDMIKDFVLNFRNPSIEGKELYNSLPATLRSHVQSKGKREDYSDEPGEAVVSFKADRGTSYELYMRVLDQINAAYNEIYGQRIGMSAEEFLELDKSDPEQKALYQQAREGIPRAISIAEPNKIGG, encoded by the coding sequence ATGGCGAAAGGCAAAAATAGACCGGCCGCTGAGGTGAACTCGGGTTCTATGGCAGACATTGCCTTCCTTTTGTTGATTTTCTTTCTGGTAACTACCACGATTGCAAACGACAAAGGTATTGCGATGCTTTTGCCTCCGAAACCGGACCCAAATGAACCACCTCCGGAGGTAACTAAAAACGATAGAAATATCTTTAAAATTCAGGCAAACTCACTGGATAAACTTCTAGTAGAAGATGAACCATTGACTGATGTGTCTGCATTGAAGGATATGATTAAGGATTTTGTCCTGAATTTTAGAAACCCATCGATTGAAGGTAAGGAATTGTATAACTCATTGCCTGCTACGTTGAGAAGTCACGTACAATCGAAAGGAAAGAGGGAAGATTATTCAGATGAACCAGGAGAGGCTGTAGTTTCTTTTAAGGCGGATCGAGGTACGAGTTACGAGCTATACATGCGCGTACTAGACCAGATCAATGCTGCCTACAACGAAATCTATGGACAACGAATCGGCATGTCTGCTGAAGAGTTCCTTGAACTGGACAAAAGTGATCCTGAACAGAAGGCGTTGTATCAACAGGCACGTGAGGGAATTCCTAGAGCGATTTCCATTGCAGAACCTAATAAAATAGGAGGGTAA
- a CDS encoding MotA/TolQ/ExbB proton channel family protein: protein MKRVVILLMMTGVFTFGHLQSMAQDEVDSTAMAEGDSTEMVDADSSVVEEVVEEPAEEVAVVEEEYVEEEPGFHQIVKEQFIAGGWEFMGIVLLCLILGLAVAIERIITLNLATTNTKKLLSQVEDALSAGGVEAAKDVCRNTQGPVASIFVQGLMRMSEGIEMVEKSIISYGSVEMGKLEKGMTWISLFISLAPMLGFMGTVIGMIGAFDAIAEAGDVSPALVAGGIKVALLTTVGGLIVAVILQLFYNYLVSKIDSLVNSMEDASISLIDILVKHSASK from the coding sequence ATGAAAAGAGTAGTAATTTTATTGATGATGACAGGTGTGTTTACATTCGGACACCTTCAGTCAATGGCACAAGACGAAGTAGATTCAACTGCTATGGCAGAAGGTGATTCTACAGAAATGGTAGACGCTGATAGTTCGGTTGTCGAAGAAGTAGTTGAAGAGCCTGCTGAAGAAGTAGCTGTCGTAGAGGAGGAGTATGTAGAAGAAGAGCCTGGCTTTCACCAAATCGTAAAAGAGCAATTCATCGCTGGTGGATGGGAGTTTATGGGTATTGTATTGTTGTGTTTGATCTTAGGATTGGCAGTAGCAATTGAAAGAATTATTACTCTAAACCTTGCAACTACCAACACGAAGAAATTGTTGTCTCAGGTAGAAGACGCGCTTTCTGCAGGTGGTGTTGAAGCTGCAAAGGATGTATGTAGAAATACACAAGGACCGGTAGCATCTATCTTTGTTCAAGGATTGATGAGAATGTCTGAAGGAATCGAAATGGTAGAGAAATCAATTATCTCTTACGGTTCTGTAGAAATGGGTAAATTGGAAAAAGGAATGACTTGGATTTCACTTTTCATCTCTTTGGCTCCAATGCTTGGTTTCATGGGTACTGTAATCGGTATGATTGGTGCATTCGACGCTATCGCTGAGGCGGGTGACGTATCTCCTGCATTGGTTGCTGGTGGTATTAAAGTAGCACTTTTGACAACAGTAGGTGGTTTGATCGTTGCGGTTATTTTACAGTTGTTCTACAACTACCTTGTATCTAAAATTGATTCTTTGGTTAACTCTATGGAGGACGCTTCTATTTCTTTAATAGATATCTTGGTTAAGCACTCTGCTTCTAAATAA
- a CDS encoding asparaginase, with the protein MNKNYKIVNIATTSEAPKSSIMLIYTGGTFGMVYDEDGSLTPFNFSLVLEKIPELQSLDLKLTVISFPEPVDSSNVDIQHWRAMGDIVKEYYKQFDAFVILHGTDTMAYTASALSFMFRGLSKPIILTGAQIPIGATRSDARENLITALEIASRKNNGVPMVNEVALYFNYFLLKGNRSQKIRSSNFAAFESENHPYLAESGVEIVFNESFLREHDSQQRLEYYPKMDPNVVVLKIFPGITQEVVKTILSIKGLRGVVIESYGSGNIMSWDWMIDLLRKAVEKGILLYNVSQCMGGSVVQGRYETSKMLSEIGVISGHDITTEAALAKLMHLLGTEKNMDIIKQKLNIAIRGELTLME; encoded by the coding sequence TTGAATAAGAATTATAAAATAGTCAACATTGCCACTACCTCCGAGGCTCCCAAATCCTCGATTATGCTCATCTATACGGGGGGCACTTTTGGTATGGTATACGACGAGGACGGGTCATTGACGCCCTTCAATTTTTCCCTCGTCCTGGAGAAAATACCCGAGCTACAAAGTTTGGATTTGAAGTTGACCGTAATTTCATTTCCCGAACCCGTGGATTCTTCTAATGTTGATATACAGCATTGGAGAGCTATGGGTGATATAGTGAAGGAATACTATAAGCAATTTGATGCTTTTGTGATACTGCATGGTACCGACACCATGGCGTACACTGCGTCTGCGCTTAGCTTTATGTTCCGTGGTTTGAGCAAGCCGATCATTCTGACTGGCGCCCAAATACCGATAGGTGCGACTCGTTCAGATGCGAGGGAAAATTTGATTACTGCTTTGGAGATTGCCTCCAGAAAAAATAATGGAGTGCCCATGGTCAACGAAGTGGCGTTGTACTTCAATTATTTCCTTCTCAAGGGCAATCGTTCGCAAAAAATCAGGAGCAGTAACTTTGCGGCATTTGAATCCGAAAATCATCCTTATCTAGCTGAATCAGGTGTGGAGATTGTGTTCAATGAGTCATTTTTAAGAGAGCATGATTCGCAGCAGCGGCTGGAATATTACCCGAAAATGGATCCTAATGTTGTAGTGTTAAAAATATTCCCGGGGATCACGCAAGAAGTCGTAAAGACGATTTTGAGCATTAAGGGATTGAGAGGCGTAGTGATTGAATCTTATGGCTCAGGTAATATTATGAGTTGGGATTGGATGATAGATCTACTTCGCAAAGCAGTTGAAAAAGGAATTTTGCTCTACAATGTCTCTCAATGCATGGGGGGAAGTGTAGTGCAAGGTCGATACGAAACCAGTAAAATGCTGTCGGAGATTGGAGTCATAAGTGGGCATGATATCACCACAGAGGCTGCATTAGCCAAATTGATGCATTTGTTGGGAACTGAAAAGAATATGGATATCATTAAACAAAAGCTAAATATTGCGATTAGAGGGGAATTGACACTTATGGAGTAG
- a CDS encoding TatD family hydrolase, producing the protein MIETHAHIYSDKFKSDIDEVISRAQDDGVERIYMPNIDSESIDAMLELEHRYPGYCIPMMGLHPCSVKKDFEKELYIVEEWLSKREFVAVGEMGTDLYWDKTLFEEQKEAFKIQSDLAIKYGLPIIIHCRESMEETIDLLTTYKDSDLYGIVHCFSGNEDQARRIIDLGFKLGLGGVATFKNGGLEPVMQNIDLSHFVLETDSPYLAPVPHRGKRNEPAFIRMVAQKIADERNIDIAEVVESTTSTALQIFENNKHPN; encoded by the coding sequence ATGATAGAGACACACGCACATATATATTCAGACAAATTCAAATCAGATATCGATGAAGTCATATCCCGAGCTCAAGATGATGGGGTCGAAAGGATATATATGCCGAACATTGATAGCGAATCGATCGATGCGATGCTCGAATTGGAACATAGATATCCAGGCTATTGCATTCCTATGATGGGGCTTCATCCTTGCTCTGTCAAAAAGGATTTTGAAAAAGAACTCTACATAGTGGAGGAATGGTTGTCCAAAAGAGAATTTGTGGCTGTAGGGGAGATGGGTACAGATCTGTATTGGGACAAAACTCTATTTGAGGAACAGAAGGAAGCTTTTAAGATACAGTCTGATTTGGCGATCAAATATGGATTGCCGATTATTATCCATTGTCGCGAATCAATGGAAGAAACCATAGATCTATTGACCACCTACAAGGACAGTGATTTGTATGGGATTGTTCATTGCTTTTCGGGTAACGAAGATCAGGCAAGAAGGATTATTGATCTGGGATTTAAGTTGGGGCTTGGCGGTGTAGCAACATTTAAGAACGGAGGACTAGAGCCTGTCATGCAAAATATTGATCTTTCTCATTTTGTATTAGAAACGGATAGTCCATATTTGGCTCCAGTGCCGCATCGAGGAAAAAGAAATGAACCCGCTTTTATCCGAATGGTAGCACAGAAAATTGCCGACGAAAGGAATATAGACATTGCCGAGGTGGTAGAGTCAACAACCTCTACTGCCTTGCAAATTTTTGAAAACAACAAACACCCAAATTGA
- a CDS encoding glycosyltransferase has product MTVLVYLSLLWCVTSLLIYLLVLVSKSSKKVALSDEWPNVSILISLRNEEENVQRLCEQLVQLDYPKEKLEILIGDDDSQDQTLKVLREYETENFKVFSYANEQTGHFGKQKVLKSLYQKSKGEVLLFTDGDMVLQPGWVKAMLPGTDVLKVGVTAVALRGIGSALQNLDWLINEFMIKWLSEKRIYLTAWGNNMAVRRTWLQKVEYESLPESEVEDIALSQAMVQAGARIEITSESSARLWTKPVGLKRILHQRLRWMKGVKRVPIWIYGAMALRLGFLPMVMLLTAFHWQFVFLIVVKMVFHLWFLLKADGRKLNFWSFLSICFYDVYEILLYFSSFVAHVLRVQFDWKGRVYR; this is encoded by the coding sequence ATGACTGTCCTGGTATATTTAAGTTTATTATGGTGTGTCACCAGTCTACTGATTTATCTTTTGGTTCTGGTATCTAAGAGTTCAAAAAAGGTCGCTCTATCAGATGAATGGCCGAATGTTTCTATATTGATATCTCTCAGGAATGAGGAGGAAAACGTTCAGAGACTCTGTGAACAATTAGTTCAATTGGACTACCCGAAAGAGAAGTTAGAAATTCTCATTGGTGATGATGATTCACAGGATCAAACGCTCAAGGTCCTACGAGAATATGAAACGGAGAATTTCAAGGTGTTTTCATATGCTAATGAACAAACGGGACACTTTGGGAAGCAAAAAGTACTGAAATCTCTGTATCAAAAATCTAAAGGTGAGGTGCTGTTGTTTACTGATGGGGATATGGTTTTGCAGCCTGGTTGGGTCAAAGCCATGTTGCCTGGTACCGATGTGCTAAAAGTAGGAGTCACAGCAGTGGCTCTGAGAGGTATCGGGTCGGCTCTTCAAAATCTAGACTGGCTGATCAATGAGTTCATGATCAAATGGCTTTCTGAGAAGAGAATTTATCTCACGGCCTGGGGGAATAATATGGCGGTGCGACGTACATGGTTGCAAAAAGTGGAGTATGAGTCATTGCCTGAGTCAGAGGTGGAGGATATAGCCTTGTCCCAAGCTATGGTACAGGCAGGTGCCAGGATCGAAATCACCTCAGAATCATCCGCTCGACTTTGGACGAAACCGGTCGGATTGAAAAGGATCTTACATCAAAGACTGAGATGGATGAAGGGTGTGAAACGGGTGCCCATTTGGATCTATGGCGCCATGGCCTTACGATTGGGCTTTTTACCTATGGTCATGCTGCTGACAGCTTTTCATTGGCAGTTTGTCTTTTTGATTGTAGTTAAGATGGTTTTTCATCTTTGGTTTTTGTTAAAGGCAGACGGTAGGAAGTTGAACTTCTGGTCCTTTCTTTCAATATGTTTTTATGATGTATATGAAATACTCCTATATTTTTCTTCTTTTGTGGCTCACGTTTTACGAGTCCAATTCGATTGGAAGGGGAGAGTTTACAGATGA
- a CDS encoding polysaccharide deacetylase family protein — translation MYLFPGIIWKGPNQKKNLYLTFDDGPGTGTLPILDILKSKGVKASFFLLGSQMEMHPELVERILDDGHQIANHSYLHSRGKEMESVQYLEGANQTRALLNGYQGQVKSHFFRPPYGQMTFRQYRSLVKEGFKIAMYSLMPGDFDASISDEECLQRLKALTKAGDIIVLHDNQKSMNRLVKILPQYIDYCLSRGFQFDLLP, via the coding sequence ATGTATCTTTTTCCTGGCATTATTTGGAAAGGTCCTAATCAAAAAAAGAATTTGTATCTCACCTTCGATGATGGCCCTGGGACAGGAACTTTGCCAATATTGGATATACTAAAATCCAAAGGAGTAAAAGCCAGCTTTTTTCTTTTAGGATCGCAGATGGAAATGCACCCAGAGTTAGTTGAGCGGATTTTAGATGACGGTCATCAAATAGCCAACCATTCATATTTACATTCCCGAGGAAAAGAAATGGAATCTGTTCAATATCTGGAAGGTGCCAATCAAACAAGAGCTTTGTTGAATGGCTATCAGGGGCAGGTTAAGTCACACTTTTTTAGGCCTCCATATGGTCAAATGACCTTTAGACAGTATCGCAGCTTGGTTAAAGAAGGCTTCAAAATAGCGATGTATTCTTTGATGCCTGGGGATTTTGATGCAAGTATCAGTGATGAAGAATGCCTCCAAAGATTAAAAGCCCTAACAAAGGCTGGCGATATCATAGTGTTGCATGATAATCAAAAATCCATGAATCGGCTGGTGAAGATTTTACCTCAGTACATTGACTATTGTCTGTCCCGTGGATTTCAATTTGATTTGTTGCCATGA
- a CDS encoding PP2C family protein-serine/threonine phosphatase, whose translation MSPADTIASNLKELELNSLLEVTEAINNNLPEESLYKIYHFTLLANLKVKKLALFVKEEDWENKVFFGVKKEVCNEVSLSAFESLKQTAAIDRNRQESEHFEYAIPVLHKDKLLALVFIADVAQSQVGISSKSPTTFLEAITNILIVAIENKKLARKQLAQEALAKELEIAKQVQKNLFPKALPQTKQLEIDAVYQPHHNVGGDYYDYMSIDENQYMVCIADVSGKGVPAALMMSNFQASLRTLVRQTRNLMNIVKELNYQLVHSGNSDIFITFFIASYDRESKVLNYANCGHNPPLLIQNGKKQQLTKGTTVLGMFDPLPFIETEMLEGVESFQLFSYTDGLTEAENLKGEEFGEERVEQIVDQCDQSTAFELNRNMLAAVEKFREGKAYRDDITLLSVKEKS comes from the coding sequence ATGAGCCCGGCAGATACCATAGCGTCCAATCTGAAGGAACTCGAGCTCAATTCTTTGCTAGAGGTGACAGAGGCGATTAACAATAATTTGCCTGAGGAATCTCTCTACAAGATTTATCATTTTACCTTGTTGGCTAACCTCAAAGTCAAGAAGTTGGCACTTTTTGTAAAAGAGGAGGATTGGGAGAACAAAGTCTTTTTTGGAGTAAAAAAGGAAGTTTGTAATGAAGTGTCTCTTTCTGCTTTTGAATCATTGAAGCAGACTGCAGCGATCGATCGAAACAGGCAGGAAAGCGAGCATTTCGAATATGCCATACCGGTCTTGCACAAAGACAAGTTGCTTGCTCTGGTTTTCATCGCCGATGTAGCCCAGTCGCAAGTAGGGATCTCCTCCAAATCGCCTACCACCTTTCTTGAGGCGATTACGAATATTTTGATTGTTGCGATCGAGAACAAGAAACTAGCGCGAAAGCAATTGGCTCAGGAAGCCTTGGCCAAGGAATTGGAAATTGCTAAGCAAGTTCAAAAAAACCTATTCCCGAAAGCTCTACCGCAAACGAAACAGCTGGAGATCGATGCAGTCTATCAACCCCACCACAATGTAGGAGGGGACTACTACGACTACATGTCGATAGACGAAAATCAATACATGGTTTGTATTGCCGATGTGTCTGGCAAAGGTGTGCCTGCAGCTCTGATGATGTCTAATTTCCAGGCATCTCTGAGGACGCTGGTTCGCCAGACACGCAATCTGATGAACATCGTAAAAGAACTGAATTATCAGCTGGTGCATTCTGGTAACTCGGATATATTTATCACTTTCTTTATTGCTTCTTATGATCGGGAGTCTAAGGTACTGAACTATGCCAATTGTGGACATAACCCTCCTTTGCTGATTCAAAATGGTAAGAAGCAACAACTAACCAAAGGGACTACTGTGCTAGGGATGTTTGATCCATTGCCTTTTATAGAAACTGAAATGTTGGAAGGCGTAGAGTCGTTTCAGCTCTTTAGCTATACCGATGGTCTCACCGAAGCAGAAAATTTAAAAGGAGAGGAGTTTGGAGAGGAACGTGTCGAGCAAATCGTAGACCAATGTGATCAATCTACTGCCTTCGAACTCAATCGCAATATGCTGGCTGCAGTAGAGAAGTTTCGTGAAGGAAAGGCCTATCGAGATGATATCACGCTCCTTTCCGTGAAAGAGAAGTCATAG
- a CDS encoding glycosyltransferase, with amino-acid sequence MIVLLILLFLLYDLLMLILFFSLPKRVIKLLDKSENKEISVLVPVRDEEEHIKQILNCILKNDYQNFEVLVIDDHSTDLTAEVVKGIQDSRIRLITLAGSESGKKAGIKRGVQEAKGDWIVCTDGDTQVGTKWLQCYAEALEQNQMAFGPVKYEDSQGFWVDMLNMELSALVGVGAATLKLGHPGMINGCNYGFHKQAFREVEGFEGNEHLASGDDEFLLRKIYKRYPGKVQFLSSPTPLVVTEAVKSLREFYHQRIRWSSKWKHHRDWNSWFLPVFLFLVYAFGTFGVIQIWDQNLPIILSLIASKLIVDYFFLRRSSGISNSKISIPGFLLLQIIYPVYVVFFGIASNFGKFRWRKRSYKV; translated from the coding sequence GTGATTGTACTACTCATCCTCCTTTTCCTACTCTATGATCTATTGATGCTGATCTTGTTTTTTTCTCTCCCAAAGAGAGTGATAAAACTGCTAGACAAGAGTGAAAACAAGGAAATTTCGGTGCTGGTCCCAGTACGTGATGAGGAGGAGCATATCAAGCAAATATTGAATTGTATTCTGAAAAACGACTATCAGAATTTTGAGGTATTGGTGATTGATGATCATTCCACTGATCTAACAGCAGAAGTAGTAAAGGGAATACAGGATTCTCGGATTCGCTTGATTACATTGGCAGGATCAGAATCGGGTAAAAAGGCTGGGATCAAGAGAGGCGTGCAGGAAGCAAAAGGAGATTGGATCGTATGCACCGATGGAGATACTCAAGTTGGGACCAAATGGCTTCAATGCTACGCAGAGGCACTGGAGCAGAATCAAATGGCTTTCGGACCAGTCAAATATGAGGATTCGCAAGGTTTTTGGGTGGATATGCTGAATATGGAACTGTCAGCCTTAGTCGGGGTGGGGGCTGCTACTCTCAAACTGGGCCATCCAGGTATGATTAATGGTTGTAATTATGGATTTCATAAACAGGCTTTTAGGGAAGTTGAGGGCTTTGAAGGAAATGAGCATTTGGCCTCTGGAGACGATGAATTTTTGCTGAGAAAAATATACAAGCGATACCCTGGTAAAGTACAATTCCTGTCTAGCCCAACACCCCTGGTAGTGACGGAAGCTGTAAAGAGTCTGAGGGAATTTTATCATCAGCGCATCCGCTGGTCCTCCAAATGGAAACACCACAGGGATTGGAATTCTTGGTTTTTGCCGGTCTTCTTGTTTTTGGTTTACGCATTTGGGACATTTGGTGTGATCCAAATATGGGATCAGAATCTGCCTATTATTTTATCGTTGATTGCCTCTAAACTAATTGTGGATTATTTTTTTTTGAGACGCAGCTCTGGTATCAGCAATTCTAAAATATCCATTCCTGGATTTCTGCTGCTCCAAATTATTTACCCGGTTTATGTGGTATTCTTTGGCATAGCTTCTAATTTTGGAAAGTTTCGTTGGAGGAAACGCAGTTATAAAGTTTAA